From Streptomyces sp. HUAS MG91, the proteins below share one genomic window:
- a CDS encoding conjugal transfer protein TrbL family protein, whose amino-acid sequence MIIDAVTGFIGSIIEGILKPVRELLAATLLATPNVTEQEPVKRMWQSSLAAAIALYVLFIMAGGITVMGYETMQSRYALKQIAPRLLLGMVASASSLTVMDKAIQLANALSGAVMGTSTKEVGQGLAEHIFPLFLARAQLYLALFALLLLIMVCAVLFGYVVRVAVLALLAVAAPLALACHAHPLSDGVARLWWRALWGCLAIQIAQSMAFVLSLKLFFAPGNTVLDFPNPGRLGPLLAGLALFWVLFKIPGWCTQVILRGTPITPPRGGGMVRKLRQIALWQLLNTAAPGAGSLLARRGGGGGLGRLGGGGARRPGPPGGGPRPRGPSGGPRRGSPAGPGGRRPPRPGPGGPPSAPGARPGLAGPGPGPAATTGTPTSPAPTSPAPPPARPAQGGTRSVPHPAQARRRRQLSLPIPVTRVPARPPRPVQTRLPVNAPRVPRTPPATTPPTPVRAPAPAGQSARTAVPRARQLALPIPAARVRVRPPRPVQLRLPLEPPTAPPASPRR is encoded by the coding sequence ATGATCATCGATGCGGTCACCGGGTTCATCGGCTCGATCATCGAAGGCATCCTCAAGCCGGTCCGCGAACTCCTCGCCGCCACCCTGCTGGCCACGCCGAACGTCACCGAACAGGAGCCGGTGAAGCGGATGTGGCAGTCCAGTCTGGCCGCCGCGATCGCCCTGTACGTGCTGTTCATCATGGCGGGCGGAATCACCGTCATGGGCTACGAAACCATGCAGTCCCGATACGCCCTGAAGCAGATCGCGCCGCGCCTGCTGCTCGGGATGGTTGCTTCCGCTTCCTCGCTCACCGTGATGGACAAGGCGATTCAGCTCGCCAACGCGCTCTCCGGGGCGGTGATGGGCACCAGCACGAAAGAGGTCGGCCAGGGCTTGGCCGAGCACATCTTCCCGCTGTTCCTCGCCCGCGCGCAGCTGTATCTCGCCTTGTTCGCCCTGCTGTTGCTGATCATGGTGTGCGCGGTGCTGTTCGGCTACGTGGTGCGCGTCGCCGTCCTCGCGCTGCTCGCCGTCGCCGCACCGCTCGCGCTCGCCTGTCACGCGCACCCGCTCTCCGACGGCGTCGCCCGTTTGTGGTGGCGCGCGCTGTGGGGGTGCCTGGCGATCCAGATCGCCCAGTCCATGGCGTTCGTACTGTCCCTGAAGCTGTTCTTCGCGCCCGGCAACACCGTCCTCGACTTCCCGAACCCGGGCCGGCTGGGGCCACTGCTGGCCGGACTGGCCCTGTTCTGGGTGCTGTTCAAGATCCCCGGCTGGTGCACGCAGGTCATCCTGCGCGGCACCCCGATCACCCCGCCACGCGGCGGCGGGATGGTGCGGAAGCTGCGGCAGATTGCGCTGTGGCAGCTGCTCAACACCGCCGCTCCCGGAGCAGGAAGTCTGCTGGCGCGTCGGGGCGGGGGCGGCGGCCTGGGCCGTCTCGGAGGTGGGGGCGCGCGTCGTCCCGGCCCTCCCGGCGGAGGTCCACGGCCCCGCGGCCCCAGTGGTGGTCCGCGCCGTGGCAGCCCCGCCGGCCCCGGTGGCAGGCGTCCGCCGCGTCCCGGGCCCGGCGGTCCGCCCTCCGCTCCCGGCGCGCGCCCGGGCCTTGCGGGTCCAGGCCCAGGCCCGGCCGCGACGACCGGCACGCCAACGTCACCGGCGCCGACCAGCCCCGCACCGCCCCCAGCTCGCCCCGCACAAGGTGGAACGCGCAGCGTGCCGCATCCCGCGCAGGCTCGCCGCCGACGGCAGTTGAGCCTTCCGATCCCGGTCACGCGAGTTCCTGCCCGGCCACCGCGCCCCGTCCAGACGCGGCTGCCCGTGAACGCGCCCCGCGTCCCCCGCACCCCACCCGCCACAACGCCACCCACCCCCGTTCGGGCCCCGGCACCAGCAGGCCAGTCCGCCCGCACTGCTGTGCCTCGCGCCCGGCAGCTCGCCCTGCCCATTCCCGCTGCCCGCGTCCGCGTGCGTCCGCCGCGCCCGGTGCAGTTGCGGCTCCCACTGGAGCCGCCCACCGCTCCGCCCGCCTCACCCAGGAGGTAG